The sequence GGCTTCACCGCAGGGAAGAGACGAGTCGGGGAGTAGAGAAGGCGAGCCGCTGTCGCTGAGAAGTGACGAGCCGGGGAGTGGAGAAGGTGCGCCGCCGTCATGGAGAGAGAAGGCGTGCCGCCGTCGTGGGGAGTAGAGAAGGCGCCCGCCGTCGCTGGGGAGTGGCGAGACGAGGAGAAACTAGGGTTTTCGTCGACAGCCGGGAGGGATGGGGTTTTGTCCATCCGACGTCAGTGCCCGGCTGTCCGATAGAAACCCTATGATCGGACAACCGACACCGGCCCAAGTAGAGGCGCGCATGGGTGGCTTCCCCGGCCTAGGCCCAGGTTGTGGCCCGGGGTGGTGGGAGCACCCGCACGTGCGTATAAGAGGCCGTGGGCCGACCGGCCAGGCTGGAAAAAAGTCTGTTCTAGGTCCCTCGACCGAAGAAAAGAAGTTTAATTCTATATCTTAATCTTAacaactaattaaaagattcgtaaCTTTCCGTTCGTCACAAGACGAACGAAGACTCATGGTCACCGCTGTCGCGGAAGGCCAAACACGGCTGCTACCTACGGTGCTACGGTCGTCGATTGGTCTGAGGTTGCTCGCTGGTCAATCGTGGTGCTGAGCGACCTCATAGATCTACCCATATCTTCAGAGTCCATGTTAACTTGCACCGTGTAAAGGTGGAAATCAAGCCggctttgtcttttttttatctccctttcttcgattttttttgaaaaataatttattatgagctACTATATTTCTCTCTGTCATTTAAGACTTTTTCTAGCGAGCAAAAGTACCAAAGTAGTGTGGAAATAACTTtggttaaaaacaaatatttttagttttagtCACCGTAGCGAAGCATGGGCGTTTTGCTAGTGATTGTTTAAATTTCGAAATGCAGTGGTGGCCCAAATGGACTCTCTATAGCTTGTTGGGCCTTAAAATTTCGTCTTGAAATCTAGCCCATCTTGCTATAGGAAGTAGACAATTAGTAGATGCAGCAGTATTATTAGCTGTCGGGATTTGCTCTTAACAGTAGTGATTAACTGTAATTAATCATCCACGCCACTAATCTCGCCAAGAAGGTCGTAAGCAagactgacaagtgggccccacagaGCAGTCAAAGCACCCACTGCTGCCTCGCgttctccatctcctcccctcacGCACCCAGACGACGACGAGATGGatttctccggcggcggcggccgcggcgacccGGCACGGTGGCTGGAGATCGCCGGGAAGCTGCTCGCGGCGCGGGACCTGGTCGGCTGCAAGCGCCTCGCGGAGCGCGCGGTGGACGCAGAGCCCCTCCTCCCgggcgccgacgagctcctcgccgtGGCCGACGTCCTCCTCGCGTCCCAGCGCCtgctcccctccggccgccccgATCCCATCGCCGTGCTCCACCTCCAGCCCAACCCCGACCCCGCCGAGGTCAAGCGCTCCTACCGCCGCCTCTccaacctcctctcctccaaccCTCGCCCCGGCGCTGACGCCGCCCTCCGCTGCGTGCAAGAAGCCTTCGCCCACCTCTCCGATTCCTCGGCTaatcccgctcccgctcccgctcctcctcctgctcctgcttccggcggcgacgcctcggccgccgcggccgatgCGTTCTGGACGGCGTGTCCGTACTGCTGCCATGTGTACCAGTACCAGCGTGCTCTGATGGGGCGCGCGCTAAGGTGCCCAGGCGCCGGCTGCAGGCGCGCGTTCGTGGCCACCGAGatcccggccgcgccgccgattGTGCCGGGCACTGACATGTACTACTGCGCTTGGGGGTTCTACCCGATGGGCTTCCCGAAGGCCGCTGATCTGAGCACCAACTGGAAGCCATTTTGCCCCATGTATCCATGGAATTCGTCGTCTCCGCAGCAAGCGCCTGCCGATGCTGGTAATGTTAGCAAGCAAAATGTTGAGAGTAATGGTGGAAATGTTAATATTAATGTCAATACACCGCCGTCGAATGCACAGCCAGCGAATAAGAGCGGCGCCAGCAGCGGTGTTGGGGTCGGGCCATCTAGAGGTAGGATTAAGAAGACAACAGCCCGCAAGAAGGTTGGTGGTGGCTTCAAGAAGAATGCCTCTGGAGGCGTAGAAAGTGGCATTGAGCCATCGTTGCTTGGGCCGGATTCGTGGAATGGGGTTGCAGAGAGTGGATCGATGGTAGGTGCAAGAGGAATTAACATAAATGAGGTGGCAAAGGGAACTGATGGCAGCAGCATGATGCATTTCGGTGGGGACGAGGAAATTGGTTTTGATTTGGATGTCGATGCAACGGATGCTATATTGGGGAATTTGCAGCATCTGCCATTCTTGAGGGATGATGACAATGCCAGACGGTTATTTTAGTAGTTGCTGCGGTTGGTGTAGGTATTCCAAAGAAGTGGTGTATGCTAGCCTGGTTGAAGGAATTCCTGCATGGACCGATCCTCTGCTGTCGCTTTGCGTTTGTTGTCATCATGTCTCATGTTGCTCTTGTGTTCCTTGGAAATGTACCCTGTGTCTGTAGTTAGCTGGTGATCTCTTGTACCACCTGGCTGAGTAATCTTTAGTCTTTACTAGTTTGTAGACTGTAGATTATCCCCCAAATTAGTTGGGGGACGTGTAGTATTTATCAGCTGCAAATTAATTGAAGGAGTTTACTGGCGAAGGAAATAATGCACTCTGCATGCCCACATGGATGATCAGCAAGGCTTAACGAAGAGTTTATCATGCAACTGAGTCTCATGGAGCTCCGGTAAGTCAGTGGGACAAGTTAAGTTTATGTTCTCGGTTTATATAAAGCTCTTCCCTCTTTAGAAGGCATGTTTTAATTTTGTGGTGAACTTGTAGCCTGACTGAATTTGAATTGTTTAGGAGTATTACACAGATTATTAGAGTCTTATGCTTTTGATCTGCTGACATGAATACCCCTGGATATTTTGTTGAATGATGATCAATAAATCATCATACTGCTGTAGGTTGTAGTAGTTATATGATCATCCTGCTATAGGCTGTATCCATTCTTCTGGTCAACATTCCGTTTTATTAcctgtttataaaaaaatattaaactcTCATGCATGGGGTCTTATCCCTCTTCATTTTGAGATTGCACTAGATACATCTAATACAAGTGGGTTACACTTTCTTTTTATCACTATGTTAATATGAACAATACCCTGGTAATGTGAGAAAGTCATGAATTGCACTTGAGTTAATAGAGCTCACAATCGGCAATAGCCAATAGCCAAAACACTGTAAAATAATAGAAGAGGGTATGTTATGGTTACTGGTGTTAGGGCATATTTAATTACTCGGTGGTCATGAATTTTAACACTCTCTAGACATATTATTGAGCTTGCTTGCCTGCTTTGCCAGTGTGGTTCACTCAGTTGATGAGCTGACAAATCCATGTTAACTGCAAGTTGTGTTCTTCTATGCACCCAACAAGAAGTTCAGTAGATTATAGAAAACAATTCAACCTACAGGTTAACTGCGATAAGCAAGTAACCAGTATAAATACATCGAACTCAGTAGCATATGCTGAAATTGGGATGCAACTCTTATACCAGGCTAGCAGCCTGCTATAGCGTGTACTGTATACCGGGTTCCACCAATTGCCTTTTATGAGTGTTAACAGTTCATCATGCAAATATTTCTTATCTTAGTCAAGCGGAATGCTGAAGATGGAGCTCTGGTTACCATCTCATACATCCATGCCATAATCATCCCTGGATGTATTGCATCATGACTTATAGTGCATACCTGGTAGCAATTGGCATCTCTttataaaaaattgacaagGGAGTTTCCCTTCGTTTTGTTTGCACACATAACATCTCCTAAAATTGCATGTACTACGCTTTTAAATTTGCCGTTCTGCTCAATAGAATGATTGTGAATTTAAAGTGATGGTTATGTTCTTTTGTTTCAGATGTCTGGGTCATCTCAAAATCGCTCTGTATTTTGTGACATCAGTTGATTCCTTGAGTACTTATATCAAAGCAGCTGAATAAGAGGATTCACATGGCCTGGTTtaaggatatcggtagcttgTAATTTATACTTGTCTTCTTCGTTGTTACTTGTTAGCTAGGTTGTGGATGTCCTAAGTCCTAACTGAAAATAAGTATGGGCCATATGCATGTGTGTGCATCCTGTTTCCGTCAATGAGCAATGAAGCAGAAAATACTTCTAGTGACTATTATGTTACTTCGCCATGTTAAATATCAGACTCCAGTAACTCTTCTGAATTTCTGGTTCTTTGTGCATTAGTTAGCTACTTTTACTGTCCAGTTAATCTCCATCTTTTGCTGCTGGTATTGTGATGGTTTGTGCTCCAGAACGCTGAAAGCTGTGGTGCAGCAACTCCCTTGCCGTCCCAGTTTCCCTGTATTCTGCATGCCGTGCTAATTTTTATCTGCGAATTGCGATTTTACACCTTTTATCCATCTGTAAATTGTAATTTCCGACTGTGTTATGATCCGGTGCTCTCTGTGTACTGTCAGGCATAGCATTTCACATGCTAGTCCTAGTATTTGGCTATAAATTTCTGTGATTACTCAGTGGTTGCCATGGCGTCTGTCTGTCTGAATCTTGAGCCATCATTTTACCTCAGTTTTCTGATTTTACCTCGGTTtttattagcacgtttttcaaaaaTACTAACcagtgtgttcttttttttaaaaaaaaatctatataaaactatattttaTGTTTGTACTATTTAAATCTCAATTAATCATAAAGATTGAGCCGAGTTTAATTGCAATCAATTACGGGAAGATCATTTCGAGATCTTCAAGGCTAGTCCACGAGTAATGGTTGTAGGTCCATTACCGTCTGGCTCTTTGAATTGTAGGAATGTAAAtaatggaggaataggaaaaatgcaAAAATCTAAtatgaatgtaagtgtaaaaacatgcaaaattttcaaaagaggttggagctcttccATTCCATAAGAATTTTATAGAATAACATAGGATtcaatcttttgtttcaaatacctatatagaaaatttttctataggattggaatcatctaaaattcatattttttttttctccaaataaaAAAAGGCCCTTGATCTTAATCAACCTCAAACACCACCAATTCTGCTTATGGTCTGATTTTTACCGTCGGATTATACACTAACGGCTGCGATCTGCCGCATCCAGAAACCGGCGCGTATCTCAAAGACGTCGCAGGCTTTAGCTCCCGCACGCGGCACGTCGTCGTCTtctctcacctcctcctcgccttcctcctcacTTGCTCtcctgctcgtcgccgccgcggttaCGTCACGTCACGTCACAGCCAGGCCACGGgcgtacgcgcgcgcgcgcgaggcctGAGAAGCAAGGTATTGGGCGGGGAGCGAGGGGGTGGTGGCATCGCGGTGGTGGGGGGTGGAGATGATCTCGCAGTTCTTCGTGCTGTCGCAGCGCGGCGACCACATCGTCTTCCGCGACTGTAAGATCTGGATCCCcgtccttcttcttcttgttgttttttttttctttactccGTGGAATTTGGCACGGTTTTTGGGTGTGATCTGGTGCTGATCTGGTTGGGGGGGATTTTGGATGGGTGCGTGTGTGGTGGGATGCAGATCGCGGGGAGGTGCCCAAGGGCAGCGCCGAGATCTTCTTCCGGAAGGTGAAGTTCTGGAacgacgacgaggccgaggaggcgccgccggtCTTCGTACGCATCCGTGCCCTTCTCTTAGTCCTCTTATTCGCACTTTATTGGTAGAAATTCTGCGGTTTTTAGCAGTgattttgaggggttttttttcccctcgtTTAACTGTCTAAGTTGTTAATAGTTCGGAACACTATGGTTCTGTGAATAATTAGCATTAGCTAGCGGTTGGGACAAATCACCTGATAAAATTTGATTATGTTTGGGATTGTCGTGTCCTTCATGTTTGATTCGTTTGATGTTAGTGATTTTTCCTAACCATTATGTTACCATTTGGTAGTGGGTAGTTTAGCTTTTGTTAATGCGTGATTGGTTAAGTGCAAACCTAGGATATAAGCTTTAAATGAGCTGAGATTACTTAGTGTATTACTTGTGCGATTTATTTTATTAGCACTGAAACTATTTGACTAGTGGCGGTAACCAAATTCAAGAGATGGAACTTTGGAGCTTGTGCTGCATATTACTGGATTGTGAGCGGCATTACAGCTTGCAGTTGGTTCATGTTAGTTGTTTGTTATGCATACACTGGAAACTGTTATGTTTATTAACCTGTAGAATGCCATGACCCTAGATTAAATTGAAAAAGATGGCAGGAGCCATGGTGATCCTACTACTCGTTCTGTTCTGTTTGCATCACGTTCCCACTTGTTCTCACACTGGCCTTTTATCCATTTTGTGATGGCAGAATGTTGATGGCGTTAATTATATCCATGTGAAAGTCGCAGGACTATTTTTTGTGGTAACTACAATGGTTAATGTCTCTCCGTCCCTCCTCTTGGAACTCTTGCAAAGGATTGCACGTGTTACAAAAGATTACCTTGGCGTTCTAAATGAAGATTCATTGCGGAAGAATTTCATTTTAGTGTATGAATTGCTCGATGAAGTCATTGTAAGTACTATGCACTATTTCTTCAGACAATATAACTTCCAACCTTTTGTGACCTGTATTTTTTGGATTACTAGCAAAGTCTAGCGTGTGCTTATCAGCAAAGTAGTATGGTTTTGAAGTGAGTAGTACGGTTCATCTGTTTTTGGGAACAATTGCTATCATCTTTTGGTACCACTATATGCGAATATTTATGGATTGAATTGTGTAATTTAGGATTTTGGATATCCACAAACCACCTCTACCGAGGTTCTGAAGTCATACATATTCAATGAGCCAATAATGGTTGATGCTGGTCGGCTGCCTCCACTTGGTCCTGCTGCTATGTTCATGGTAACTCTCCTGGTTATTATCACATGAAAAAACGGGTTTTGGGCTACTTTAACAAGCGCCGTATAAGTTTCCGTGGTTATCTTGTCAATGACATGGTTCCGTTGAATTTCTGTGTCTTTTGCAGCAAGGCACTAAGCGTATGCCTGGTACAGCTGTTACAAAATCTGTTGTTGCTACCGAACCTGGtgggaagaagagggaggaaatTTTTGTTGATATCATTGAGAGAATAAGTGTGACATTTAGTTCAAGTGTAAGTGCTGATATATACCATTCCTCTGCAGATTCTCTTCAATAAGCATTTCAAGttgcttttgcttttcttcATACCTACTTGAAATCCTCAATATGTTTGTGTTGTATATGATGGTTATGCGTAAGTACTTCAGTATGGTAGTTAACTGGTTATGCCCATTGGAATTTTAATTTTCTGATGCCATACATAGAGCTGGAACTGATTGTCTGAGCTGTCAAAATTTAGTCTCTCTTTTGTGTTTATTCAGCTTCAACAACTAAAGGGCAGCATATCTATCTTTATACTTCTATAGCTATTATGGCTATGGTTCTCTAATAGTATCGGTGTAATGGAGAACTAATGCTTTTGTGCTCCAATCTTCTATGCATTCTGCAGGGTTACATACTTACATCTGAGATTGATGGAACCATCCAAATGAAAAGTTACCTTACTGGAAATCCAGAAATTCGTCTAGCTCTAAATGAGGATTTGAGCATAGGAAGAACTGGCTCTTCTTCGTATGGTACAATACTTGGCATATCTTCCTTTGTCAGCTGAGTTTGGAAAATGGACTTATGGTTGCATAAAGAAACATGATATGCCATTTTTCCTGTATTTCTACATCATTTCCGATCATGTATTTTGTGTGTGACATTCAAAACCACTTATGATgacccccgcaaaaaaaaaataaaaataaaaatgatgacaCTTATTGTGAAATTGGACATATAATGAGTTATTCCATGCACGCATCTCAATGTTACTACCAGCTTAGTTCACCTATTTACATTTTAAAAATCCTACTGCATTTTCTAACTGAAGTTTCAGTGTTCACCGCCCTGTTTTTTTATGACATGAACTTCATGCACTGTGTTATTTCAATCATGACAAACTTGTTGTGCATGTTATCTTTGTCTCTGTTTACACGGTGTGGATATCATTGATCTCACAAAAACAAATATACAGATTACAGAAGTTCTTCTGGAGGAGGAGCTGTCATTCTTGATGATTGCAATTTCCACGAGTCAGTACATCTGGATAGTTTTGACATTGACAGAACTCTACATTTAGTAAGTACTGATATGatgcttttatttatttttgttatttgtttTACTTCAGATACCACCAAGATTGACATTTATATTCACCATTTAACAGATACCACCGGATGGGGAATTCGCTGTAATGAACTACCGGATTACTCAAGAATTTAAGCCACCTTTCCGTGTGACCGCACTAATTGAAGAAGCCGGGCCATCTAGGGTATGTCATGTTTGTACTGTTATCAAGTGccaacaaaattatttttttcaattttcatggATTTGAACTAAACATCTTGTGTACCCAGGCTGAAGTTCTATTAAAAATACGGGCAGACTTCTCTGCAAATGTCACTGCAAACACAATAGTAGTACAGATGCCAGTGCCATCTTACACAATGAGGTGAGCTACAGCTTTATTTGGTCCCTTTTGTGTTTGGAATTGGAATGTGAAACGCTGCTCCTGTTAGTTTGTTACTATTAGTTGAAGAGTTATATTATGGATTACTTTGCAGGGCAAGTTTTGAATTGGAAGCTGGAGCAGTTGGACAGACAACTGATTTTAAAGAAGGATCCAGGAGAATTGAGTGGAATCTAAAGAAGGCAAGCACCAACAAACGATTTAATCTTTGCTTTCTTTCCTTTATTTTCTCTTCCTTGTTTGTTAACTAGTTTGCTGTACGCTGCTAAATCATCTTAATTTTGCACAGATCGTTGGTGGTTCCGAGCACACCCTTCGGGCAAAGCTCACATTTTCCCAGGAGTCACATGGTATAATTTTGGATTGAAGCTTTCT is a genomic window of Oryza glaberrima chromosome 7, OglaRS2, whole genome shotgun sequence containing:
- the LOC127780577 gene encoding uncharacterized protein LOC127780577, translating into MDFSGGGGRGDPARWLEIAGKLLAARDLVGCKRLAERAVDAEPLLPGADELLAVADVLLASQRLLPSGRPDPIAVLHLQPNPDPAEVKRSYRRLSNLLSSNPRPGADAALRCVQEAFAHLSDSSANPAPAPAPPPAPASGGDASAAAADAFWTACPYCCHVYQYQRALMGRALRCPGAGCRRAFVATEIPAAPPIVPGTDMYYCAWGFYPMGFPKAADLSTNWKPFCPMYPWNSSSPQQAPADAGNVSKQNVESNGGNVNINVNTPPSNAQPANKSGASSGVGVGPSRGRIKKTTARKKVGGGFKKNASGGVESGIEPSLLGPDSWNGVAESGSMVGARGININEVAKGTDGSSMMHFGGDEEIGFDLDVDATDAILGNLQHLPFLRDDDNARRLF
- the LOC127779070 gene encoding AP-4 complex subunit mu, whose amino-acid sequence is MISQFFVLSQRGDHIVFRDYRGEVPKGSAEIFFRKVKFWNDDEAEEAPPVFNVDGVNYIHVKVAGLFFVVTTMVNVSPSLLLELLQRIARVTKDYLGVLNEDSLRKNFILVYELLDEVIDFGYPQTTSTEVLKSYIFNEPIMVDAGRLPPLGPAAMFMQGTKRMPGTAVTKSVVATEPGGKKREEIFVDIIERISVTFSSSGYILTSEIDGTIQMKSYLTGNPEIRLALNEDLSIGRTGSSSYDYRSSSGGGAVILDDCNFHESVHLDSFDIDRTLHLIPPDGEFAVMNYRITQEFKPPFRVTALIEEAGPSRAEVLLKIRADFSANVTANTIVVQMPVPSYTMRASFELEAGAVGQTTDFKEGSRRIEWNLKKIVGGSEHTLRAKLTFSQESHGNLTKEAGPVNMNFTIPMYNTSKLQVRYLQIAKKSKTYNPYRWVRYVTQANSYVARL